The window TTTGTGCCAGCGAACTGGCTCCTCGTTGAGGCATGTGGGTGTGATCTTCCTGCGTTTCCTTTGTCCTGTTCCGTATGCTTGCACGGTCTTGTGAACGAAGAAGGCACTTACTCCATCTTTGTTTGTACCTGCATACCTCTCAAGGAAGGAGTCAATAAACCTGGACTCAAGAGAGAGATTAAAAGTCAAAGTGAAGAAGAAcaagtaatataatatataccagGAAGGTTCTTAGGGTGAGTGTAATTGATTCCCACATCTTCAGTGACTGGCCGAATGAACTCCTCGATGAGCACGTGTGGTTCAGAGCCACCAATCCCACATTTAGCTTCCAAGAACTCGATGATGTCCGCATCAGTTGGCTCGAACTTGACACCTTTAGGAAGGCCAGGCCATGGAACCAGCACCTGAAAATGAGAAAATCATCAGTCATGGTCTGCTCTACTCTGgttgagagagagaaagtgtgTGACTTTCACTCACATTGGTGTTGTCAATGCGGTGATAGCAGTTGGGGCATTGGATAGAAGCTCCACAGTCTCTGGTCTGCAAAGCTGAAGACAGAGAAGCATTCTTCACTTTGGATGCGATTCCTGGTCCATCTACAATCCAAGCAGCACTGTGATATAtgataaaagttttttttagttaccagaaaagaaagaaaaatgattatcattttcttaaaGACAAGAAAACAACAAACTAGGTTTTCATCTTAAATCCATTACTGTTTGTTTGTCTGTCCGAGAAGCAGACAAGAAATCTCACAGAGTAGAAACAAGTCCATTTCTCACACATTACTTAGAAACCGAAAGCAATAGAGGCCGAtacatacataaaaaaaaactcaatcttTGCTATATAATTCCCAGGAAGGAAAATGATAATCGAAATCAGTTGAGAGTTTAGGCGAAATCTGGGGCTTAGAAATTAATAAAGcttaaaaaaagagagaagtttTTACCTCGCCATAGCTCCCGaaacaaagaaagagaaaaCCAGAGTGAGGGAGAGagaaatatatagaaaaagccTTTGAGGAGGATATCCACTAGGCTAAGTAAAATGGACTGTTGAGTAAATACGCGTGAGGACAAGAGCAAGACCAAGTCTACCGTGCGGAGAGAGAGCGGGAGAGTGTGGTGTTTTCCAAGTCCCTCGAACCTACGCTTCGATGAAAGCTTCTCTTGAACACAACTGACTAGCCTCAGCTTCGTACATGACTTTTCTTGACTTGCCTTGACTCGGAGTTTGGTTCGGATTACGTGCCTCGGATTCTTATTGTTTCTGTGCTTGCACCAAAGCACTCGGGAGCTTCGGGAATCGAGCTTATTgccaaatatatattatttaaataatatactaTGCCATAGTAGGGACACACTACCTTGCTCACCAAGCCAGAGACACATTTTTTCCcgtaaagataaaaaaaaaaaactaaacaaaaagttGAGGGTGAGAGTTCACATTAACCACATTATACTGAAAAGATATGCGACAGAAAGGGATAATGGACAGTAATTTGACGAACGGGCCATATAAGTTATAGACAATGACGATGATAATATTTGACGAGTGGGCCAAATAAAGAAAGGTTTCACGATTCAAAAGTAACCCCCGgtacaatttttgtttttaacggtCAAACACAGAGTCAACGTTACAAAAATATGACTAATACCTCTCTTTCTTCCTAACAAGTTCAAAACATAACACCTGAGTCTCTTTTGACACTTGAAAAGAAGCTTATAATGAGATCCATGgtcttcttattatttttttacttgGTAAACAAGAAAAAAGGATCAGCTAATCTCCGTAAAGAACCTTGCGTGGATCAAGCTGTCCGCTGCAGTAGCTCGATGAGACGATGGAGAGTTCTTGTCTGCCTTTCCACTCTTCACCAGGCTTTAACAAAACCTGAGGTTCTATAGCTCCAGAATCTACACACAGCATCGTCATGTAATCTTCATCCCCCATATCAGCTATACTCTTTGCCTTTTTGTCCCAAGGGTTCCACACAACTGCTCGAGTtttccattaaaaaaaacaaatctcaaaCAAAGGTCCAAGAACAcataaaatatttgaagtatCTTTTTAATCTATTACAATGCGCATACCTGCATTAGGCATGCCTTCCTTTCGCAGTTCGATGGTTCTCTTCCGCTCATGGTCTATGACAGCAATCTTCGTTGGTGTGTTCAAGTACACTCTATCAATCTGCAACCCCACTTACTCTCTATATCACAACAATCTTGTGGGAGTGTAAAAAGCGTAATGGGAATAATGGCTGATACTTACCTCGCCGTCAAAGGTAATTGCGTCTGCTTGCTCGGTGAATCTTTCTTTGCCCTTCAAGTTGTCTAGATAATCAAGTGTCTCCAGACCCTCAACCCGTACTTCACTGAGAATTCAATACCCCCCACACATGAATTGTTACTACTACTACTCTAAGAGAAGAAGGAAGCAATATTGaagtagaggaagaagaaatttgAAAGGCACACCTTATGTCAGACACATGTAAGTAGTTTCGAAGAGCAAACATGAAAGAGAATGGCTTTGAGTCAATGTTCCTCACACGAGGGATCACAGTAAGTTTCCCAAGGCTGATAGAGATGCGTACACGGAGTTCAAAGCTGCACAAATACAGACAAAACATCCAAACCGTAAGAGAACACGATCAACTAAGAAAAAGATGTGTGCGCAAATTATAGATCTGTATCTCCCACATACCTGTGAGGCCAGATCTTGAGGTCATCTTCAGTGGACTTCAAAATGAGATCAACAGATGATTGTTTGTTAGCAGGAGGCAGAGGGGAAGGGTCTTCATCAAGAGACCAGAATCTGTTGCGCGCAAACCCATGTCGCTCAAGTCCACCAAAGTTTCCAAACTGCAAAAGATGGCAACAGTAGTCTTGATggtagtaacaaaaaaaaaaaagatttttaagTATATATTAAAAGTGATGCGAGATGCCAAACCTGAGGAAAGCAAACAGGTATTCCTCCTCTAATGATCTTGGGAGGCGAATACTGAGCCTATATGAGAcgcatcaaataaaaaaaaatactaattaaaaCATTCCTGGATGGATCAATGGTTAGTTAGTTTGGAAGTGAGGCCATAATGGTTTGAGTTAAGTAAACAAAATAGTAAAGATGAAATGGGGGAAAGCGCATACACATACCTTACTGCTCATAAAAAGAAGCTCTTCCCTCCTTTCATTTTTCCAAGAGATGACTTGTCCTCCAAACAGAAGCACCTGTAAAAAAGATTCAAGACAGGCTCAGCACAAACTGAGCATCATACAATTCAACAAAAAGAACATATCATgaaaagaaacagaaaaaaCTGAAAGAGGATGAGTCAGTCAAACCTGAGCAGTAGATCCGCGAGGCTCATTCAAAAGAATCCGGGACGATCCATCAACATCGTTGCCGAAATTCAAAGGCATCTTTATTCCCTTTTTCTCCACTAccttcactctctctctctctctcctttaaCTACAAACCACCAAAGCTTACTTTCTTATATACAAAACATCAAACCGTTTACCCTATAACGACGAGCATAAAGAATATACCTCCCCCACAATTTCTCAATAATCAATCAATACCGGAATCTATTCCGCAAAAAGGGCAAATCCACCcgaatattattaataaaataataaaataacaatactGGAAGAGAATCAACCTTCTTGGACGAGATCTAGAGAGAGACGACGACGCACTGGAAAATGATGACCTTGCTTCTGCTCTGATTCGAAGAAGACGAAGGATcacgatgaagaagaagaagacgaaggagGAGATCCTTCCTCTTTTGTGCGTATTTGTAGCAGAGAGAGAGCTATTCCACTTCTCAACAATAACTGCCACGTGCGCTTTGTTACTTCTTTTTCCTTCCTTTTAATACTTACTACAACTACTTTAATTAATCTTCGTTTActactatttatttattattatgctTATCCTTGTTCGTATTTTAAGAATACAAACAAATAATCCAAATATCTGACCAATCAAAAGCCTACAAATAAGAGAAagcatatatatagtattaacAAAAGTAAATGGACCTGCTGTTTAGACCAATTGTTACGGGCCCAGGCCCATTGTGTTTTAACAAATATATTGGCGCGCATGGGTCTGTCTGTCTATCAAtgctctgcttcttcttctcctctccctCTCAAATTCATTTGCTCAATCAATCAAGCAAGAAAGCAATTCCCTAGAAATGAGAAAATGGATGGAAATTTTATAGTAATCTAGGATAATATCAGTTTCTTGGGAATTACTTTCTTATCAAAAGTTATCTTCTTTCGTGTATGCACGCCACTTGTTCGACGAAATGACCAAGAGGAGCTTATATCAGTGGAATACTCTTCTTAAAAGCTTATCCAGAGATAAACAGTGGCAACAAGTATTGTCTCAGTTTATCCAAATGCTTCGCTGCGAAGAAAAGCCTGATAACTTCACCATTCCAGTTGCTCTCAAGGCCTGCGTTGAGTTGCGCCAAATTAAGTGTGGAGAAATCATTCATGCGTTCATCAACAAGGATGCTTCGCTTGCGTCTGACCTTTATGTTGGCTCTGCTCTGATAGATATGTATGCCAAATGTGGGAGGATGACCCAAGCTTTGAGTGTCTTTGATGAGTTGGAGGAGAAGCCTGATATTGTCACGTGGTCTTCTATGGTTTCTGGGTTTGAGAGGAATGGTTGTCCCTTTGAGGCTGTTGAGTTTTTCAGGAGAATGGCCACGTCTTCCCATGTTAGTCCTGATCGGGTTACTTTAATCACCCTAGTTTCTGCATGTACAAAACTATCTGATTCAAAACTTGGGAGGTGTGTGCATGGTTTTGTGATGCGTAGAGGatttgaaaaggatttgtcttTAGTGAATTCACTATTGAATTGTTATGCCAAGTCGGGAGCTTTCAAAGAAGCGGTTCATTTGTTCAAGGTGATGGCGGAGAAAGATGTTATATCTTGGAGCACTGTCATTGCTTGCTACGTTCAAAATGGAGCTGCTGCTGAAGCACTGCGTGTCTTCAATGAAATGATGGGTAGCGGAACAGAACCTAGTGCAGCTACTATGCTCAGTGTGTTTCAAGCTTGTGCAGCTTCTCATGATCTAGAGCAAGGTAGGAAGAGCCATGAGTTAGCCATCAGGAAAGGCATTGAGGCAGAAGTGAAAGTCTCCACTGCTCTAGTTGATATGTATATGAAGTGTTTCTCCCCCGAGGAAGCTTATGCTGTTTTCTCCAGGATTCTGAAGAAAGATGTGGTCTCTTGGGTTGCGTTGATAAGCGGCTTTACATTAAATGGAATGGCTCACAGATCAGTTGAGGAATTTTCCAAGATGCTGCTTGAAAATAATACGAGGCCTGATTCTATTCTTATGGTGAAGGTACTCAAGTCATGTTCGGATTTGGGTTTTCTCGAACAAGCCGAATGCTTTCATAGTTATGTGATCAAATTCGGATTTGACAGTAACCCGTTCATCGGAGCCTCTCTTGTTGAGCTTTATTCGAGATGTGGGAGTCTAGGCAGTGCTTGTAAAGTGTTCGATGAGATAACTTTAAAGGACGTCGTGGTTTGGACCTCTTTGATCACTGGTTATGGAATACATGGGAAGTGCACTAAAGCGCTGGAGACGTTTACTCAAATGGTCGAGAGCTCAGAAGTTGAGCCTAATGAAGTGACATTTCTCTCAGTTTTGTCTGCTTGTAGTCACTCAGGTTTGATACACGAGGGACTGGGAATATTTGAGTTGATGGTGAGTCAGTACAGACTTGTTCCTAACTTAGAGCATTATGCTGTATTGGTTGATCTTCTTGGTCGTGTAGGAAAACTAGACACTGCCATTGAAATCACAAAGCGGATGCCTTTTTCACCAACACCTCAAGTCTTGGGTACTCTTTTAGGCGCGTGTAGGATTCATCAGAATGATGAGATGGCAGAaactgttgcaaagaagctctTTGAATTGGAACCCAACCATGCTGGTTATTACATGTTAATGTCGAATATGTATGGGGTTAAGGGAGAATGGGAGAATGTGGAAAAGTTGAGAAATGCGGTGAGGAACAGGGGAATTAAAAGAGGATTGGCAGAGAGTTTGATTAAGATAAAAAGAAAGGTTCATAGATTTGTGGCTGATGATAATATGCATCCTGAGAATGAGCCGGTTTATGGATTGCTAAAAGAGCTGGATTTGCATATGAAACAGGGCTTGGAAGATTCTGCGTATTTCCAAACTGAGGGAGGCAGCTTGTGATTCAGTGATCAGAAGCTTGAAATCAAGGATTTGTAGCAAAGTAAGTGATCAAAGAGTTATAAGAATGTGGAGATTCAATTCAAGCACAAGACAGATCTCGTTCTGCATGGATCTTGAAGCCAATTACATGATATGTACTAAGTTTGGTAAAACCAGTTCTTGGTCAGTCTCCTGCAGAGTCTGTTCGATATCACTTCGGGATTTTATTTTGAACTGATTAGCAGAGGGATCCCCTTTAATTGATGCGGTACGCATTCTTAATTGTCCGTCTCAGCCCGTTCATTGGTATCATCGGATTCGCAATCTTCCTCTCTTCCAAAGTTTCAAAAGAGGAAATGAAACTTGTTACTCATGCAAGGTTCTCAGGTGCCACGTCTCTCCTTTACGTGTCACGTTCTCGCAGCATGTCGCCCATCTATATTACAACAAACCCAATTCCATTACTTAAACCTTAAAAAGGCAGAAGCAACTAATCCGCAACATCTTGCTTTTAGTTTCTTGCGTAACAAAGATTTAGCTTGGAGGATTAATGGCGGACGTTCGCACACATGCTCACCAGGTTCAAGTGCACCCTCTACGCCAGCAGGAAGGAGGCATCAAAGTGGTTTATCCCCAGAGCGGGCCTTCTTCCACTCAGGTTCCTTTTTAATTACACCATCCTTGGAATCTcagcatatattaatacaacAAATATGAATATCATATGTATACGCTTTACACGTGCATGCAGGTTCTAGCAGTGATCGCCGGTGTACCGGTTGGAGGGACGCTGCTAACTCTGGCCGGTTTAACTTTAGCCGGTTCGGTTATAGGACTAATGCTGGCATTCCCGCTGTTCCTCATCTTCAGTCCGGTTATCGTACCAGCGGCCTTTGTGATCGGTTTAGCTATGACAGGATTCATGGCGTCAGGGGCAATAGGGCTCACGGGACTATCGTCGATGTCGTGGGTACTGAACCACATCCGAAGAGTAAGGGAACGTATGCCGGATGAGCTGGAGGAAGCAAAGCAGCGTTTGGCTGACATGGCCGAGTATGTGGGGCAGAGGACAAAAGATGCTGGACAGACCATAGAAGAAAAAGCTCACGATGTACGAGAGAGCAAGACTTATGATGTCCGAGACAGAGACACAAAGGGTCATACTGCCACAGGAGGAGACAGGGACACCAAGACAACTCGCGAGGTCCGAGTGGCGACAACATGAGGCAGCGTGTGTTTTGTGGTGAATAAAAGAGAGTCGCCTGTTGTGGTTCTGGTTTCTTGGTAGATAGGTGTTGTGTGTTTTAAGCTTAAAATGGTGTTCTGCTCTGTAAGCGTTCTTTGAGTGTTGAgtcaattttctttttctttttgtaataataataaGTGAAAATGCATCTTGTTTAGCTATGTAAGTGAAAAAACAGATaatgaaaaatacatatattagcTGGTATAAAGCAATGGGACCATACTGATTATGAAATAAAGACAGCCAAGAAACGGTGGACTCTAAATTGATTGGTACCACAGGACTTAGGTGCATGCGTACATCCACATGTTTAAACCCGCCCTTTAATCACATCCATACGTTTCCCGCCTCCTTCTGACACTTCGAAATACATAGTTTACGACAAAACAATTATTATTAGTTGTACGTCAAAGTTTGGCTAGAGAGATTTATTCCATCTTATCAGCACAAATTAAACACGAAAACACTGTCGGCATAATAACTTGtctaatataaataaacaattaattatCATTAGcactcaaacaaaaaaaaacacaaagttGAGACATGATAACGAGAGGATTGAGGAGACAGAGTAGCATTCGATTGATTTAACACTCTTTAGTCTTTACCaattagaggaagaagaaagatagagagagagagagagagaaaagctaGCAGGTGTCGTTTACTTGTGCTGCTGAGATTTTAACAAATGACAAAGAGGATTTACGTAAGATCTTTAACCATCTAACCATAGTCCATAGATCTgtctatcaaaaacaagaatcCACACAGCAAGAAGAAAAGGGGTACCAAGTTATGCTTCTAATAACTCCATATCCGAGACTTGTGTCTCCGCTATTAGCTACCAAGTCTACTCCTGAATCATCATTCACCAGAAGAGCCAgagcttcctcttcttcttcttcttcttcctcttatcATTGGCCTTTCCTAACACCTAAACGTAGACTCAATGGCTTCAAGCTCAAGTCAGCTACAGTTCCGGGAGATGTGGAATCTGGAAGTTTGGTCAAAGGGCTGAAGCTAGGAGGCATGTTCGGAGTTTGGTATCTTCTCAATATCTACTACAACATTTTCAACAAACAGGTTCTCTCTATCTTTGATAGCATAGTCTTTTCAAGTTGAGTCACAATTGGATTTTGACTCCTGAATTTATTTGTTCAACCAGGTGCTTAGGGTCTTTCCATATCCAGCGACTGTAACAGCATTTCAATTAGGCTGTGGAACGTTGATGATATCAATAATGTGGCTCCTCAAACTCCATCCTCGCCCCAAAGTAACTCCCTCTCAGGTAAAATGAAATTTTCTTCTTGACAAAGTCCTGAAAACAGAGAGATTCAATTGTAAATCTTCTGATTACTCATTAAAAATCTACAGCTTCCAGCGATATTACAACTAGCAGCAGCTCACACATTAGGAAACTTGTTGACGAATGTGAGCTTGGGAAGAGTAAACGTCTCTTTCACCCACACAATCAAAGCAATGGAGCCTTTCTTCACCGTTTTGTTCTCTGTTCTCTTGCTCGGTGAGGTACGCAAAAACATATATAGACATTCTGATCCTACGAGTTTCTAATATTTGATCAGAGATTAAAACAAAAACGTTTTGATTTATATCTGTTGAGTGTCAGTGGCCGAGTTTATGGATTGTCTGTTCCTTGTTACCAATAGTCGCGGGAGTTTCTTTAGCATCTTTCACAGAAGCTTCTTTTAATTGGTATGCAACAACAACAGCTAATCAAAGCATTAATTCTTCTTGAAAAATGAACTTGGTTTGGTTTGAGTTGTGTTTTTTCCAATGAACCAGGATTGGTTTCTGCAGCGCAATGGCGTCTAATGTGACGAACCAATCACGCAATGTTCTCAGTAAAAAATTCATGGTTGAAAAGGTAACTTAGTAGTTTTATCCTCTCTCAAAAAACCAACCTTTGTTTCTCTTAATTGAAACCAGCAATTCTATTAAAGTTTGTTGTATTGAAACAGGAAGCTTTGGACAACATCAACCTTTTCTCTATAATAACCATTATCTCCTTTGTCTTATTGGTTCCTGTAGCAATCCTCATCGATGGTTTTAAGTTTACTCCTTCACATCTACAACTAGCTGTAAGTGACAACATATTATATCTCcaacttttcttttaaaaggTCAAGAACTGATGGCTTTTGCGTATGGTTACTTGGCAGACAAGTCAGGGTTTGACTGTCAAAGAGTTTTGCCTCATGTCTCTACTTGCTGGTGTTTGCTTGCATAGCTACCAACAGGTTCGTAAGGTTTCAGAATTTAAAGATGGGTTTAGGTCTCGTTAATGAAGTTCCAATTAGCATCAAATGCGATTCAAAATTTACAAACACGGTTTAGGTATCTTATATGATCTTAGAGATGGTGTCACCAGTGACACACTCTGTTGGGAACTGCGTGAAGCGTGTGGTGGTTATTGCATCATCCATTCTTTTCTTCAAAACTCCTGTCTCGCCTCTTAATTCCATAGGTAACTTAACAAACAAATTAActagtagtatatatatatatatatataaagttttcaTTGATTGATGAATCTCCACTTGTTTGATGAGCAAGAGTCTGTTTCTACAATATCTTAACGCAACAGGTACGGCCACTGCACTAGCTGGAGTTTACTTGTACACCAGAGCCAAGAGAATCAAACCAAACCCAAACTCAAAATCTTCCTGAAGTTTCCTCTCTCTGGTTTTTGAAGTTTTTACttgtaaataagaaaattatagaAGCTCTTTATCAATTTCTATTTATATtatgttctttcttttttttttgctgtgtgTTCCCCCTCACATGAATGACATTTCATACAGCTTTTCACCAGGAAAAATCGgtttcatttatattttgtctactatctaaaataattaatcagCAAGAGTTAGAAATCTATTTCTTTCAACTATACTGTGTggttatttattaaaacaaaacaaaaatataaatcatgataaaataagaaattaaagAACGGGCCATGAAATAAAGTGTATAGGGTCCAAAAAGGCCCAAAAGAAGAAGGAGGCGGCTCGTTTAGATGGTGGATGGTTGGTTTATAATAAAACCTAACGAACGGGGACGTGGTCATCCTCCTccactttttttctctctctcttctctacGCTTCTCCCTTCCTTCTTCTTTTGTGGCGTAGATTTatagagagagaggaaaaaaaaaagaatctgaaaCCTCTCCAGCTCAGAGAATTTGACCGATTCCACATTCGTTTCCTCCATCGCGGCACTTGAAAACAGGTACGTCTTCTTCTTCCGTAGATTAAACTTCCCAGCCGTCGTGAATCCTGATTCGATTCGCCTCCTTGCTCTCTGTCGGTTAATTCGTGATTAAACTCAGATCTAGATCCGTGGTGGATCTTATCAATTTTGGATAGCTATTTTATGATGTATTagtagaagatgatgatgattctttGTATCTAATTGAGCTAAGTATCTCCTTTGCAGAAAACTATTTGATTAGCTTGCTATGGCTGCAACCGCTCCTTCCGCAGTCCGTTATGCTCCCGAGGATCATTCTCTCCCCAAGCCGTGGAAGGGACTTGTTGATGATCGAACTGGATACTTGTATTTTTGGAATCCCGAGACCAACGTTACTCAATACGAGCGACCTCAACCTCCTTCCAACTTACCTGTAAGCTCCTCCGCCTCCGTTCAGGTTCCTCAAGCCTCTGCCGTACCAAATGGTAGTAGCTATGCTCCTGCCAAGGGTGGTGATGATAAGTACTCTAGAGCCACCACTGACGGTGGGCCTAGGCGCTCGAGGTTTAGTGAGGTATTGACCTTGTGTATTACCAATCAATATGCTCTTTCTCTATCTTTATCTGGATCCTTGTTgttataaataaattgatttttgGCTCATGgaatttgatttatttgttacAGATTGATGACAGGAGTGGAGCGCCGTATTTGATTGGGGCTGCCAATGGACTTGGGAACTCTCTTCCTCCTTCATCTGCTCCAGTTAGTGATCTTTCTCCGGAGGCCTATTGCCGCC of the Brassica rapa cultivar Chiifu-401-42 chromosome A03, CAAS_Brap_v3.01, whole genome shotgun sequence genome contains:
- the LOC103858904 gene encoding putative glucose-6-phosphate 1-epimerase, translating into MPLNFGNDVDGSSRILLNEPRGSTAQVLLFGGQVISWKNERREELLFMSSKAQYSPPKIIRGGIPVCFPQFGNFGGLERHGFARNRFWSLDEDPSPLPPANKQSSVDLILKSTEDDLKIWPHSFELRVRISISLGKLTVIPRVRNIDSKPFSFMFALRNYLHVSDISEVRVEGLETLDYLDNLKGKERFTEQADAITFDGEIDRVYLNTPTKIAVIDHERKRTIELRKEGMPNAVVWNPWDKKAKSIADMGDEDYMTMLCVDSGAIEPQVLLKPGEEWKGRQELSIVSSSYCSGQLDPRKVLYGD
- the LOC103858905 gene encoding putative pentatricopeptide repeat-containing protein At3g01580, which gives rise to MTKRSLYQWNTLLKSLSRDKQWQQVLSQFIQMLRCEEKPDNFTIPVALKACVELRQIKCGEIIHAFINKDASLASDLYVGSALIDMYAKCGRMTQALSVFDELEEKPDIVTWSSMVSGFERNGCPFEAVEFFRRMATSSHVSPDRVTLITLVSACTKLSDSKLGRCVHGFVMRRGFEKDLSLVNSLLNCYAKSGAFKEAVHLFKVMAEKDVISWSTVIACYVQNGAAAEALRVFNEMMGSGTEPSAATMLSVFQACAASHDLEQGRKSHELAIRKGIEAEVKVSTALVDMYMKCFSPEEAYAVFSRILKKDVVSWVALISGFTLNGMAHRSVEEFSKMLLENNTRPDSILMVKVLKSCSDLGFLEQAECFHSYVIKFGFDSNPFIGASLVELYSRCGSLGSACKVFDEITLKDVVVWTSLITGYGIHGKCTKALETFTQMVESSEVEPNEVTFLSVLSACSHSGLIHEGLGIFELMVSQYRLVPNLEHYAVLVDLLGRVGKLDTAIEITKRMPFSPTPQVLGTLLGACRIHQNDEMAETVAKKLFELEPNHAGYYMLMSNMYGVKGEWENVEKLRNAVRNRGIKRGLAESLIKIKRKVHRFVADDNMHPENEPVYGLLKELDLHMKQGLEDSAYFQTEGGSL
- the LOC103858906 gene encoding oleosin S1-2; this translates as MADVRTHAHQVQVHPLRQQEGGIKVVYPQSGPSSTQVLAVIAGVPVGGTLLTLAGLTLAGSVIGLMLAFPLFLIFSPVIVPAAFVIGLAMTGFMASGAIGLTGLSSMSWVLNHIRRVRERMPDELEEAKQRLADMAEYVGQRTKDAGQTIEEKAHDVRESKTYDVRDRDTKGHTATGGDRDTKTTREVRVATT
- the LOC103858907 gene encoding phosphoenolpyruvate/phosphate translocator 2, chloroplastic isoform X1, with product MLLITPYPRLVSPLLATKSTPESSFTRRARASSSSSSSSSYHWPFLTPKRRLNGFKLKSATVPGDVESGSLVKGLKLGGMFGVWYLLNIYYNIFNKQVLRVFPYPATVTAFQLGCGTLMISIMWLLKLHPRPKVTPSQLPAILQLAAAHTLGNLLTNVSLGRVNVSFTHTIKAMEPFFTVLFSVLLLGEWPSLWIVCSLLPIVAGVSLASFTEASFNWIGFCSAMASNVTNQSRNVLSKKFMVEKFVVLKQEALDNINLFSIITIISFVLLVPVAILIDGFKFTPSHLQLATSQGLTVKEFCLMSLLAGVCLHSYQQVSYMILEMVSPVTHSVGNCVKRVVVIASSILFFKTPVSPLNSIGTATALAGVYLYTRAKRIKPNPNSKSS
- the LOC103858907 gene encoding phosphoenolpyruvate/phosphate translocator 2, chloroplastic isoform X2; translation: MLLITPYPRLVSPLLATKSTPESSFTRRARASSSSSSSSSYHWPFLTPKRRLNGFKLKSATVPGDVESGSLVKGLKLGGMFGVWYLLNIYYNIFNKQVLRVFPYPATVTAFQLGCGTLMISIMWLLKLHPRPKVTPSQLPAILQLAAAHTLGNLLTNVSLGRVNVSFTHTIKAMEPFFTVLFSVLLLGEWPSLWIVCSLLPIVAGVSLASFTEASFNWIGFCSAMASNVTNQSRNVLSKKFMVEKEALDNINLFSIITIISFVLLVPVAILIDGFKFTPSHLQLATSQGLTVKEFCLMSLLAGVCLHSYQQVSYMILEMVSPVTHSVGNCVKRVVVIASSILFFKTPVSPLNSIGTATALAGVYLYTRAKRIKPNPNSKSS